A part of Brassica rapa cultivar Chiifu-401-42 chromosome A05, CAAS_Brap_v3.01, whole genome shotgun sequence genomic DNA contains:
- the LOC103866904 gene encoding cytochrome P450 76C3 produces the protein MELSIIPAVVTVLFFLVTLFFFSTARNRRNSSYGGNGQGSLPPGPPGLPLVGNIFQLGFNPHRSLAVFSKTYGPIMSLKLGRSTAVVISSPEAAKEALKTHDHVMSARTFNDPIRAFDHHKHSVVWIPASARWRFLKKIIVQNLLSPQNLDGIQSIRIRKVEELLSLVNTFCERGEAIDMARASFITSFNIISNALFSVDLATYNSNSSSFEFHETVVHLMEICGKPNAGDFFRFLRFLDLQGSRKESTLCIEKLFRVFQEFIDDRVAKRLSQTGASSNDMLDALLDIKQQNQEEITINDMKHLFLDLFVAGTDTNSSTMEWAMTELLRNPEKMVRAQSEIRQVIGENGVVQESDISKLSYLLAIVKETLRLHPPAPLIPRKSESDVQIFGFFVPKNSQVLVNVWAMGRDSNVWENPMKFEPERFLLREIDVRGKDFELLPFGSGRRMCPGISMSLKTTPMVLASLLYSFDWKLQDGIVPGNMDMSEVFGLTLHKAKPLCIVPIKKPTSSS, from the exons ATGGAACTCTCAATAATTCCGGCCGTGGTTACGGTCCTCTTTTTTCTTGTAACTCTCTTCTTTTTCTCCACCGCAAGAAATCGGAGGAACTCCAGCTACGGCGGCAATGGCCAAGGCTCACTTCCGCCGGGTCCTCCGGGACTCCCATTGGTGGGAAACATATTCCAACTCGGCTTCAATCCTCACCGTTCACTTGCTGTCTTTTCGAAAACATATGGACCTATAATGAGTTTAAAGCTTGGAAGGTCAACCGCAGTGGTTATATCTTCACCAGAAGCAGCTAAAGAGGCACTTAAAACACACGACCATGTCATGTCTGCTCGAACCTTTAACGACCCGATCCGAGCCTTTGACCATCATAAACATTCCGTTGTTTGGATTCCTGCATCGGCTCGTTGGAG GTTTCTGAAGAAGATAATAGTGCAAAATTTATTATCACCGCAAAACCTAGACGGTATTCAATCTATAAGGATAAGAAAGGTGGAGGAACTTCTGAGCTTAGTAAACACATTTTGCGAGAGAGGAGAGGCTATAGACATGGCTCGTGCTTCCTTCATCACATCTTTCAATATAATCTCAAATGCTCTATTTTCCGTTGATTTGGCCACGTATAACTCTAACTCGTCGTCTTTCGAGTTCCACGAAACGGTGGTTCACCTTATGGAGATCTGTGGGAAACCCAACGCAGGAGACTTTTTCCGGTTTCTGAGGTTTCTTGATTTACAAGGAAGTCGAAAAGAGTCAACGCTCTGCATAGAGAAGCTATTTAGGGTTTTCCAAGAATTCATTGATGATCGTGTGGCCAAAAGATTGTCTCAGACAGGGGCGTCGAGTAACGATATGTTAGATGCCCTTCTCGATATTAAACAGCAAAACCAAGAAGAGATCACCATTAATGATATGAAGCACTTGTTTCTC GATTTGTTTGTTGCTGGCACGGATACAAACTCTAGTACAATGGAGTGGGCAATGACGGAGCTACTCCGTAACCCGGAGAAGATGGTCAGAGCTCAGAGTGAGATACGGCAAGTGATAGGTGAAAACGGTGTCGTTCAAGAATCTGATATTTCTAAGCTGTCTTACTTGCTAGCAATTGTGAAAGAGACTCTTCGATTGCATCCTCCAGCTCCTTTGATCCCACGAAAATCTGAATCTGATGTCCAAATCTTTGGTTTCTTCGTTCCAAAGAACTCTCAG GTTCTCGTGAACGTTTGGGCAATGGGACGAGACTCGAACGTGTGGGAGAATCCAATGAAGTTCGAGCCAGAGAGGTTCTTGTTGCGTGAAATCGATGTAAGAGGCAAAGACTTCGAGCTGTTACCGTTTGGATCAGGAAGAAGGATGTGTCCGGGAATCTCAATGTCATTGAAGACAACGCCTATGGTGCTTGCCTCTCTTCTCTACTCCTTTGACTGGAAACTTCAAGACGGCATCGTCCCTGGAAACATGGACATGAGTGAGGTCTTTGGTCTTACTTTACATAAAGCCAAACCTCTCTGCATTGTACCCATAAAGAAACCTACATCATCGTCTTAA